Part of the Pseudodesulfovibrio mercurii genome is shown below.
ATGATGGGATTCTTCAGCTCCACACCGGCGATGTTCACGCGCAGGTTCATGAAAATATGACCTCCTCGGCGGCGAAGACGGGACCGTCCTTGCACACCTTGCGATAGGAAAAACCGGCCTCTCCGTCGTCCCGGATCTTGGTCACGCAGCCCACGCAGCAGCCGAAGCCGCAGCCCATGCGCTCCTCCAGGGAGAGGTAGGCGGGGAGCTCCCGCCGGGCCGCATAGGCCTGTACCGCCCGGAGCATGGGGGTCGGGCCGCAGGCGAAGATGGTCCCGGTGAGCCCCCGGTCCTCCACAATCTTCATGGCGTTGCCCCGTACCCCGACGGAGCCGTCGCGGGTGGCGACCAGGACCTCGCCGTACAGGGCAAGGCGCTCGATCAGATACGGATCGCTCCGGAAGCTGACCGCGACGACCTTGCGGCCGGGAAGCTGTTTGCACAGCTCCACCAGGGGGGGCGTGCCCACGCCGCCGCCGATGATCAGGTTGGTTTCGCCCGCCGCGCCCAGAGGAAAGCCGTTGCCCAGGGGGCCCA
Proteins encoded:
- a CDS encoding dihydroorotate dehydrogenase electron transfer subunit — translated: MCQESKTGRTHCTILSNEPLAEGVRELIFESPAMAASARPGQFVSVYCRHQGQLLPRPISICEIDRDNGRLHLVYACRGKGTREFADYRPGERVDVMGPLGNGFPLGAAGETNLIIGGGVGTPPLVELCKQLPGRKVVAVSFRSDPYLIERLALYGEVLVATRDGSVGVRGNAMKIVEDRGLTGTIFACGPTPMLRAVQAYAARRELPAYLSLEERMGCGFGCCVGCVTKIRDDGEAGFSYRKVCKDGPVFAAEEVIFS